Proteins encoded together in one Acholeplasma hippikon window:
- a CDS encoding branched-chain amino acid ABC transporter permease, which translates to MAIVQDVLNIIVPALISFGYLALATFGIVLIYKTSSTTNFAQGMLGVLGAFTTSYLIDKQGIQEFTGLPSVVITSPWQLVLPMIAGIAVSFVVGFFIDAVIFRKSKFTNAATKQIITMGLVIIITGLIPIIFGTQRRNSFQFSSKTIQFAGIALPVHQLVTLLISTVVIVGIFLLLRFTKWGLGVRSVASNERVASLMGINTNRINALSWAIAGALGALSAITYTAGIGTLNAVSMVQVQVDSFYASILGGFDTFFGPLGGLLIMNLGRSAIPAFLIKFNLAQWSNTVIYILIMVAVLIKPVGIFGKKKVKKV; encoded by the coding sequence ATGGCTATTGTTCAGGATGTATTAAATATTATAGTGCCAGCCTTAATCTCATTTGGCTATTTAGCTTTAGCGACGTTTGGGATCGTCTTAATTTACAAGACAAGTTCTACAACAAACTTTGCCCAAGGGATGTTAGGTGTCTTAGGAGCATTTACAACAAGTTATTTAATCGATAAACAAGGTATTCAAGAATTTACTGGATTACCTTCTGTGGTAATTACAAGTCCATGGCAACTGGTCTTACCAATGATTGCAGGGATTGCTGTTTCATTTGTTGTAGGTTTTTTCATTGATGCGGTTATCTTTAGGAAATCAAAATTTACAAACGCAGCAACTAAACAAATTATCACAATGGGGCTTGTGATTATAATCACAGGGTTAATTCCAATTATATTTGGAACACAAAGAAGAAATAGTTTCCAGTTTTCATCAAAGACAATTCAGTTTGCTGGTATTGCATTACCAGTTCATCAATTAGTAACACTCTTGATTTCAACAGTTGTTATTGTAGGAATCTTTTTACTACTTAGATTTACTAAATGGGGCTTAGGTGTAAGAAGTGTTGCCTCAAATGAAAGAGTTGCAAGTTTAATGGGTATTAATACAAATAGAATTAACGCATTAAGCTGGGCAATCGCTGGTGCATTAGGTGCTTTATCTGCAATTACATATACAGCAGGTATTGGTACTTTAAATGCTGTTTCGATGGTTCAGGTTCAAGTAGATTCATTCTATGCATCAATCCTAGGTGGGTTTGATACATTCTTTGGACCATTAGGTGGATTGTTAATTATGAATTTAGGACGTAGCGCGATTCCTGCATTCTTAATTAAATTTAATCTAGCTCAATGGAGTAATACTGTTATCTATATTCTTATTATGGTGGCTGTATTAATTAAGCCTGTTGGAATATTTGGTAAGAAGAAAGTGAAGAAAGTATAA
- a CDS encoding TetR/AcrR family transcriptional regulator, producing the protein MENSSITLPKTKTGYKSFNKIIEVSKKLFASNGYSSTSINEIIAQAEIATGTFYNYFEDKKAVYIYLLQDYGQKIKQRTREVLENSNTRYEIERAGLKAFIKFTIEDPLSYKIIWESLFVDEHLFESYYKDFSISYMKQLAKSQIKNEVDQDIDLETLSYVLMGIANFIGLQVQFKHNATDHDIERIIDNVMYILKNGMFGKK; encoded by the coding sequence ATGGAAAACAGTTCAATCACTTTACCAAAAACAAAAACAGGTTATAAATCATTCAACAAAATCATCGAAGTTTCGAAGAAACTGTTCGCAAGTAACGGTTATAGCAGTACTTCTATCAATGAAATCATTGCTCAAGCTGAAATTGCAACTGGAACATTCTATAATTACTTTGAAGACAAAAAAGCGGTTTACATCTACTTGCTTCAAGATTATGGACAAAAAATTAAACAACGTACACGTGAAGTTTTAGAAAATTCAAATACTAGATATGAAATCGAAAGAGCCGGTTTAAAAGCCTTTATCAAATTTACAATTGAAGATCCACTAAGTTATAAAATTATCTGGGAATCACTCTTTGTAGATGAACATTTATTCGAGAGTTATTATAAAGACTTCTCAATTTCCTATATGAAGCAATTAGCTAAGAGCCAAATTAAAAATGAAGTTGATCAAGACATCGACTTAGAAACTCTTTCTTATGTTTTAATGGGAATCGCAAACTTCATTGGTTTACAAGTTCAGTTTAAACATAATGCGACTGATCATGATATTGAACGTATCATTGATAATGTAATGTATATTCTTAAAAATGGTATGTTTGGAAAAAAATAA
- a CDS encoding 3'-5' exonuclease family protein has translation MKLFITNISVKKRLFYCIVNGKKEAFYLSNRLAKTFFGVLEKGMLVDFEVGNKTIKKHGDTTYFVYPVIYFNTITSLNPKKEIYNLKELRKDMKEVLTQHQYFLFLDCEMSMPGYKQTKFTPEIIQVGFILSDINGKVYEDMGYYVLPNNEEAINKRTIKFLNLDEIEFFGKAKPYHVFYHDLKKLMEKYQPKIVVWGKNDIQAINLGYVINDMQPVTEEKDFIDLLKLHKDYFNLQNDIKLFDAYKKYYDADDSLVQVHNARTDAIITKDVFDAFIQQM, from the coding sequence ATGAAACTATTTATTACAAATATTAGTGTCAAAAAACGTCTCTTTTACTGTATTGTTAATGGTAAGAAAGAGGCTTTTTACCTTTCTAATCGTCTTGCCAAAACATTCTTTGGTGTACTAGAAAAAGGAATGTTGGTTGATTTTGAGGTTGGAAATAAAACAATTAAAAAACATGGAGATACAACATACTTTGTTTATCCAGTTATTTACTTTAATACCATTACATCATTAAATCCGAAAAAAGAAATTTATAACTTAAAAGAATTAAGAAAAGATATGAAGGAAGTTTTAACACAACATCAATATTTCTTATTCTTAGATTGTGAAATGAGTATGCCTGGTTATAAACAAACCAAGTTTACACCAGAAATCATTCAAGTTGGATTTATTTTATCAGACATAAATGGTAAAGTTTATGAAGATATGGGGTATTATGTTTTACCAAATAATGAAGAAGCAATTAATAAAAGAACAATTAAGTTCTTAAATTTAGATGAAATTGAATTCTTTGGTAAAGCTAAACCTTATCATGTTTTCTATCATGATTTAAAGAAACTAATGGAAAAGTATCAACCAAAGATTGTTGTATGGGGTAAAAATGATATTCAAGCAATTAATCTTGGATATGTTATTAATGATATGCAACCAGTGACTGAAGAAAAAGATTTTATTGATCTATTAAAACTTCACAAAGACTATTTCAATTTACAAAATGACATTAAATTATTTGATGCATATAAAAAATATTATGATGCTGATGATTCGTTAGTTCAAGTACATAACGCAAGAACAGACGCGATTATCACAAAAGATGTATTTGACGCATTTATTCAACAAATGTAA
- the uvrC gene encoding excinuclease ABC subunit UvrC, which yields MSYNINGDLMKEKLALLPTSPGCYLMLNEKGDVIYVGKAKNLKNRVKSYFSGAHNAKTEKLVSEIRDFNYIVTNSEQESLILEFNLIKKYAPLYNIRLIDDKSYPYIEITNEKDPMLVVSRYTSVDKDKILFGPYPNVISAKETLKLLQKLYPLRRCNPISKKPCMYYHLGLCLGPCAHEHVDYSENIEKITKFLKGDTKEVLSVLKARMKEASETLEFEKAMEYRDMIRAVEETTQKQIISLNDFKDRDFVSFACNEDDIAIHILMMRQGRILDSHQNVISFMDDPKETFLSYLVNFYDKFLLPDELVFDQQIDEETLNHYFDGRVVQPKKGDKKRLIDLAHINAVEDLNHYFKLYRAKSEKLNEQLIELSNIVGRKVEHIEVFDNAHLFGTAPISGMIVWKDNHLERKMYRKFHLQTTTNDDYQAIEEVIYRRYQRLLIEKQAMPDLICVDGGKGQVSRALETLKQLNLDIPVLGLKKNTFHQLEGYVLNEEVTMLDKKGGLYQFLGKLSEEVHRFTISFHKDTKNRKDYSSVLDNIPGLGKERKKKLLIKFSSLDAIKAASNDELREIGLPDKVIKAIKEGIS from the coding sequence TTGAGTTATAATATAAATGGTGATTTAATGAAAGAAAAGTTAGCACTACTGCCAACAAGTCCAGGATGTTACTTAATGCTTAATGAAAAAGGTGACGTCATCTATGTTGGGAAAGCTAAAAATTTAAAGAATCGTGTAAAATCTTATTTCAGTGGTGCACACAATGCGAAGACTGAAAAACTAGTTTCAGAAATTAGAGATTTTAATTATATTGTAACCAACTCTGAACAAGAGTCTTTAATCTTGGAGTTTAACTTAATCAAAAAATATGCACCACTTTATAATATTCGTTTAATTGATGATAAGAGTTATCCATATATAGAAATCACCAATGAAAAAGATCCAATGCTAGTCGTATCTCGTTATACAAGTGTAGATAAAGATAAGATTTTATTTGGACCCTATCCGAATGTTATTTCAGCTAAAGAGACTTTAAAACTTTTACAAAAACTATATCCATTAAGAAGATGTAATCCGATTAGTAAGAAACCTTGTATGTATTATCATTTAGGTTTATGTTTAGGACCATGTGCACATGAACATGTGGACTATTCTGAAAATATTGAAAAGATTACTAAATTTTTAAAGGGAGATACAAAAGAAGTTTTAAGTGTTTTAAAGGCAAGAATGAAAGAAGCATCAGAAACTTTAGAGTTTGAAAAAGCAATGGAATATCGTGATATGATTCGTGCAGTTGAGGAAACAACCCAAAAACAAATCATTTCACTCAATGACTTTAAAGACAGAGACTTTGTTTCATTTGCTTGTAATGAAGATGATATTGCTATCCATATCTTGATGATGCGTCAAGGTAGAATCTTAGATAGTCATCAAAATGTTATTTCATTTATGGATGATCCTAAAGAAACATTCTTATCATACTTAGTTAATTTTTATGATAAGTTCTTATTACCAGATGAATTAGTTTTTGACCAACAAATTGACGAAGAAACATTAAATCATTATTTTGATGGTAGAGTTGTTCAACCTAAAAAAGGTGATAAGAAACGTCTAATTGATTTAGCACATATTAATGCAGTTGAAGATTTAAATCACTACTTTAAACTATATCGTGCAAAATCAGAAAAACTAAACGAACAATTAATTGAACTTTCTAATATTGTAGGTAGAAAAGTAGAACACATTGAAGTGTTTGATAATGCGCATTTATTTGGTACAGCACCAATTTCAGGCATGATTGTATGGAAAGACAATCACTTAGAAAGAAAGATGTATCGTAAATTCCATCTACAAACAACAACAAATGATGACTACCAAGCAATTGAAGAAGTTATTTATAGAAGATATCAACGTCTACTCATTGAAAAACAGGCAATGCCTGATTTAATTTGTGTTGATGGTGGTAAAGGACAAGTTTCAAGAGCGCTTGAAACTTTAAAACAATTAAACTTAGATATCCCAGTCTTGGGATTAAAGAAAAACACATTCCACCAATTAGAAGGTTATGTCTTAAATGAAGAAGTAACCATGTTAGATAAAAAAGGTGGCCTGTATCAATTTTTAGGAAAACTATCAGAAGAAGTTCATAGATTTACAATTTCATTCCATAAAGATACGAAGAATAGAAAAGATTATTCATCAGTTTTAGATAACATTCCTGGATTAGGAAAAGAACGTAAAAAGAAATTGTTAATTAAATTCTCATCACTGGATGCAATTAAAGCGGCAAGTAATGATGAGTTAAGAGAAATTGGCTTACCTGATAAAGTAATTAAAGCAATTAAGGAAGGTATTTCATGA
- the rpoZ gene encoding DNA-directed RNA polymerase subunit omega, with amino-acid sequence MKQNKEGLRYPSIDALLDKIDSKYKLVYAASKVAHIIQSERLDVDAKSVTTVGQALEEIIKGKVDITFEE; translated from the coding sequence ATGAAACAAAATAAAGAAGGTTTAAGATATCCATCAATCGATGCTTTATTAGATAAGATTGATTCTAAGTATAAATTAGTATATGCAGCTAGCAAAGTTGCACATATTATTCAAAGTGAACGTTTAGATGTTGATGCTAAATCAGTAACCACAGTTGGTCAGGCATTAGAAGAAATTATTAAGGGTAAGGTTGATATCACGTTCGAAGAATGA
- the gmk gene encoding guanylate kinase, whose translation MKLNQRGLLIVISGPSGVGKGTVRRALFEMKNHNLVYSVSMTTRQPRPGEVDGKDYYFVDRETFQKNIENDQFLEYAEFVGNYYGTPKDKVEEALDNGKEVVLEIEVEGALQVREKTKDAVFIFIAPPSKKALYERLSKRGTEDKALIDKRFAKAEKEFDLAYKYDYIVVNDEVNNAADRIMAIIRAEHARTERTINNYKKMLEE comes from the coding sequence ATGAAGTTAAATCAAAGAGGATTGCTCATTGTAATTTCAGGACCATCTGGTGTCGGCAAAGGTACAGTTCGCCGTGCATTATTCGAGATGAAAAACCATAATTTAGTTTATTCTGTTTCAATGACAACAAGACAACCAAGACCAGGCGAGGTAGATGGAAAAGATTACTATTTCGTGGATAGAGAAACTTTCCAAAAGAATATAGAAAATGATCAATTCTTAGAGTATGCTGAATTCGTCGGAAATTATTACGGAACACCAAAAGATAAAGTTGAAGAAGCTTTAGATAATGGTAAGGAAGTCGTTTTAGAAATCGAAGTTGAAGGTGCACTTCAAGTTCGTGAAAAGACAAAAGATGCAGTATTTATATTTATCGCACCACCTTCAAAGAAGGCTTTATATGAACGTTTAAGTAAACGTGGAACGGAAGATAAAGCTTTAATTGACAAACGTTTCGCAAAAGCTGAAAAAGAATTTGACTTAGCATACAAATATGATTATATTGTTGTTAACGATGAGGTAAACAACGCTGCAGATAGAATCATGGCAATCATTCGTGCAGAACATGCAAGAACTGAAAGAACTATCAATAATTATAAGAAGATGTTAGAGGAGTAA
- a CDS encoding Rqc2 family fibronectin-binding protein gives MYEVFFMALDGVYTHFLVNELNEKISKSRLESIWSNQTSFIFQFYRQKERQYLNINLNASFASCYLTNNPHAKGEIASFTNQLKKHLEGGILEEIKQYKSDRVIIFYFTYYDFILGPIKKEIIFEAMGRHANLYLIENNKIVDVYKKTFVIDGRHLVPNAEFEFFNTDKLDAKEYTFNPLLTPKELTEKYLGISLRLAKFLCENPINPYDIKVNPTYSKLENKSYYFNLFEGEVTNYHTLSEALDARIIQQSNPKTPYFTFIKNHQKKLDKKYEQLIKQRENAYLHLQDKDKGDLIYQSNYDLNLNYKKIDGIDLDDRYSLSKNAQIFYKNYQKAKRSLTFINTEINGVLEQKQIFDNYQFELEKSDEQELQDFKEILIPYGFMKQSLKKQHKQNKHKVKLLTIKDSEATYTIGKNSLQNGYLMNELGKPNDYWFHVKDAPGSHLLVRCEELSEHVLRKASMLAAHFSSLAESSSIPVNYTRFKYVSKMSGKPASFVKIKNEKTIYIDIDKDLITTYLFKA, from the coding sequence ATGTATGAGGTGTTTTTTATGGCATTAGATGGTGTATATACTCATTTCCTAGTTAATGAGTTAAATGAGAAAATAAGTAAATCAAGACTTGAAAGTATTTGGTCAAATCAGACTTCGTTTATCTTTCAGTTCTATAGACAAAAAGAGCGTCAATATTTAAACATTAATTTGAATGCTAGTTTCGCTAGTTGTTATTTAACTAATAACCCCCATGCTAAGGGTGAAATTGCCAGTTTCACGAATCAGCTTAAAAAGCACTTAGAAGGCGGTATTCTAGAGGAAATTAAGCAATATAAGTCCGACCGCGTCATCATTTTTTACTTCACTTATTACGACTTTATTTTAGGCCCTATTAAGAAAGAAATAATCTTTGAAGCAATGGGTAGACACGCTAATTTATACCTAATAGAAAACAATAAAATCGTTGATGTTTATAAGAAAACATTCGTCATTGATGGTAGACATTTAGTACCAAATGCTGAGTTTGAATTCTTTAATACTGACAAACTTGATGCCAAAGAATATACATTTAATCCACTCTTAACCCCTAAAGAACTTACTGAAAAGTACTTAGGAATTTCTTTAAGATTGGCTAAATTTTTATGTGAAAATCCCATAAATCCGTATGACATAAAAGTTAACCCTACCTACTCTAAATTAGAGAATAAAAGTTACTACTTCAATCTCTTTGAGGGAGAGGTTACTAATTATCATACATTAAGTGAGGCATTGGATGCTAGAATAATACAACAATCAAATCCAAAGACCCCATATTTCACATTTATTAAAAATCATCAAAAGAAGTTAGATAAAAAGTATGAACAACTTATTAAACAAAGAGAAAATGCTTACTTACACTTACAAGATAAAGATAAAGGCGATTTAATTTATCAAAGTAATTATGATTTGAATTTGAACTATAAAAAGATTGATGGTATTGATTTAGATGATCGTTATAGTTTATCTAAGAACGCTCAAATTTTTTATAAGAACTATCAAAAAGCAAAGCGTTCTTTAACATTTATTAATACTGAAATTAATGGTGTTTTAGAACAAAAACAAATTTTTGATAATTATCAATTTGAATTAGAAAAATCTGATGAGCAAGAACTTCAAGACTTTAAAGAAATCTTAATTCCTTATGGATTTATGAAACAATCTTTAAAGAAACAGCATAAACAAAACAAACATAAAGTTAAACTTTTAACCATTAAAGATAGTGAAGCTACTTATACTATTGGTAAGAATAGTTTACAAAATGGTTACTTAATGAATGAGCTAGGAAAACCAAATGATTATTGGTTCCACGTTAAAGATGCTCCTGGTTCACATCTACTCGTTCGTTGTGAAGAATTAAGTGAACATGTCTTAAGAAAGGCATCAATGCTTGCTGCGCACTTCTCTTCATTAGCAGAATCAAGTAGTATCCCTGTTAATTACACTAGATTTAAATATGTATCAAAAATGAGTGGAAAACCCGCAAGTTTTGTGAAAATCAAGAATGAGAAAACAATCTATATTGATATTGATAAAGATTTAATTACAACCTACCTTTTCAAGGCTTAA
- a CDS encoding superoxide dismutase, protein MAYELKPLPYAYDALEPFIDARTMEIHHSKHHQAYITNLNAALAKYPEIKAETMDDLVAILKDLSKLPADIQGAVRNNGGGHFNHDLFWSLLKKNDGAKPTGKLMDAIVKDFGSFETFQEQFSNAAKTRFGSGWAWLIKKDGKLVVTSTPNQDTPLAEGTPLLGLDVWEHAYYLNYQNRRPDYVAAFFNVVNWAKVEELFNK, encoded by the coding sequence ATGGCATATGAATTAAAACCATTACCTTACGCATACGATGCGTTAGAACCATTTATTGATGCAAGAACAATGGAAATCCACCATTCAAAACATCATCAAGCATACATCACAAACTTAAATGCAGCATTAGCTAAATACCCAGAAATCAAAGCTGAAACAATGGATGATTTAGTAGCAATCTTAAAAGATTTATCTAAATTACCAGCAGATATCCAAGGTGCTGTTAGAAATAATGGTGGCGGACACTTCAACCACGATTTATTCTGGTCATTATTAAAGAAAAATGATGGTGCTAAACCTACTGGTAAATTAATGGATGCAATCGTTAAAGACTTCGGTTCATTCGAAACTTTCCAAGAACAATTCTCAAACGCTGCGAAAACTCGTTTCGGTTCAGGTTGGGCTTGGTTAATTAAGAAAGATGGTAAGTTAGTAGTAACTTCTACTCCTAACCAAGATACTCCATTAGCTGAAGGAACTCCTTTATTAGGTTTAGACGTTTGGGAACATGCTTATTACTTAAACTATCAAAACAGACGTCCTGATTATGTAGCTGCATTCTTTAATGTAGTTAACTGGGCTAAAGTTGAAGAACTTTTCAATAAGTAA